The sequence atgcgtgcttaacaggtttcatcgaccggagtgcctcgatagaactaagactatccgagaagatgaaataatggtctacgggctgattggaaattatccccaaagcgaaattaattgctgccagctcagcaacataaaccgaacacggttcctgaagttttcggaaggtggttgaacttacgttgaaaacaccgaagccagtggatccgttaatgcgagaaccatcagtgaaatatctgttgttgcaattgacatgttcatatttttcagaaaaaatggaagggatagatatttgtcgaagatgatctggtattccttgaatagcgtgtttcatggacagatcgtattcaattgaggaactgtcgttgacgaagtaaactcgaggtggattataacatggaagacagagatctgacgatatgtagttgagatagactcgcagatatcttgaacgatgagccagttcaagcatattatcgaagttttctaatacaagtgtgttacttgttccacatttgatcagtattctaagtgagagctcccagtaacggtgctttaaaggagtgactccagcaagcacctccaggctcatgttatgcgttgaatgcatacagccaagggcaatacgcaaacaacgatattgaattcgttccaatttgatcaggtggcaatcagctgctgagaggaagcagaaagagccatactctaaaacagagagaatagtcgttttatatagtttgatgaggtcttccgggtgagcgccccaccaagttccagagatagaacggagaaaatggatcctttttcggcatttctctaacaaataatcaatatgggttttccaggtacacttggaatcaaaccagaccccaaggtatttagaagataaagattggttgatgtcatcattcaacagttttagtttcagttgagctgggtaccgcttcctagtaaacacaaccaactgagttttttgcggagagaactcgatccctaaatgtctggcccaaacagtcaggttatttagggaattttgcaatggtctttgcaggacatttgcacatgaacctcttagggagatcacggcatcatctgcaagttgtctaagcgtgcattgtccttccaaacaattgtcaatatctttaacatagaaattgtaaagcaagggacttaaacatgaaccttggggaaggcccatgtagctatttctggaagttgtcagagtgccgagagtaaagttcatatgttttactgacaacaaattgtacaagaaattattcaaaataacgggtaatccactactgtgcaaattttccgacagtacttctatggaaacagaatcaaaagcgcccttaatatccaagaaaactgaagccagttgctccttgtgcgcataggccagctgtatatctgaagagagcaacgctagacagtcatttgttcctttaccttttcgaaaaccgaattgagtatttgacagtaatgcattttgctcgacccaatggtcaattcttgaaaggatcatctTTTCCACTAATAtcctcatgcacgatagcatggcgatcggtcggtatgaattgtgattagacgctggtttcccaggcttttgaatagctattactttgacttGGCGCCATTCtggggcacaatgttgtactccatgaaacagttgtacaggtcaagtaatcgtcttttagcgatatctgggaggtttttaagaagattgaatttgatattatcgcatcccggagaagaattgtttgatgaaagaagagacatagaaagttccagcattgagaatggtccacccaaagaaccgggatcagtgactgattctcgaaatagcggttctgctggtacggaatctgggcagacctgttttgcgaagttgaatatccatcgattggagtattcttcactctcattggtggaaatgcggttccgcatgtgttgtcattgaggtttctcgtgatagtccctcaacaaaacgtcgccagtagctacgttttatagccttgagaagatttttgagctttctttcaagcctcaaatacttttcgaaaagctcagaccttccgtgtttacggaaagccttgaaggcatcagatttctcggaatacaacttagtacattcatcatcccatccaggagtggctggtcttcttatgacagatgtacttggaacgcgtcgtttctgagcttctagtgcgcttttatgaatcaattcgataaggaatcgatactca comes from Armigeres subalbatus isolate Guangzhou_Male chromosome 2, GZ_Asu_2, whole genome shotgun sequence and encodes:
- the LOC134208961 gene encoding uncharacterized protein LOC134208961 codes for the protein MNFTLGTLTTSRNSYMGLPQGSCLSPLLYNFYVKDIDNCLEGQCTLRQLADDAVISLRGSCANVLQRPLQNSLNNLTVWARHLGIEFSPQKTQLVVFTRKRYPAQLKLKLLNDDINQSLSSKYLGVWFDSKCTWKTHIDYLLEKCRKRIHFLRSISGTWWGAHPEDLIKLYKTTILSVLEYGSFCFLSAADCHLIKLERIQYRCLRIALGCMHSTHNMSLEVLAGVTPLKHRYWELSLRILIKCGTSNTLVLENFDNMLELAHRSRYLRVYLNYISSDLCLPCYNPPRVYFVNDSSSIEYDLSMKHAIQGIPDHLRQISIPSIFSEKYEHVNCNNRYFTDGSRINGSTGFGVFNVSSTTFRKLQEPCSVYVAELAAINFALGIISNQPVDHYFIFSDSLSSIEALRSMKPVKHASYFLTTIREQMRDLVERSFKITFVWVPSHCLIYGNEKADSLAKVGAQEGEVYDRQISNNEFFPLVRQSTLQNWQMIWSHNELGRWLFSIVPKVSARAWFRE